ACTATTCAACTCTACGAAGCAAAGAATCACAAGTTGTTGCAGTCACTATATTTGCAGAACAAAAGTGATTTCACTATTTCTGAACGTTACGCAACGCTCGAAGAACGGTTAAACCAATGTGCAGACTGCATTGAAATTTTAGAACCACATTTTGATAAGCTCGGGACCACCAATGCAGCAAGAATATTAGGGCAAGCATATGCGGCTAACGGCGCGACCGACAAAGCCTATGAACTTCTGCAGCCCTATGTAGCATTGCACATCGAGCAATACCATACGGCTGAAGCGAATTACGATAAAGTGATTGAACAAGTTTGGGATAAAACTATTGACCAACTCAACGCCGGCAGCGCTCCGTCGAGCTTCTACACTAAATACGATGCCGCCACTGAAGAGCAACAATCTCAAATGGTGGACGAGTACTTTATTGAAAAGCGTGACAGCTCTGCGCAAGTGAGCCGTGCTCTGCAAGCGTATACAGAGTCAACCAGCGTCGTTCCAGTCGCACTCGACCTTGGCATTGTGCTGCTAAATAAAGCATCCGCTAATCCTGATGACAGCGCTAGAAATACTTTGTTAGAACAAGCTGAAACAACTTTCTTATCAGTACAAAACTATGCCGGCGATAGTGATGAATATCAGCTCTATTTAGGTCAAGTTTATTATTGGCTTAGCAAAGAAGAAAAAGGCGACGAGCTATTTGCCGCATTACTGAAAAAATATAATCGCAGCCCCCAAGTATTAGACTCACTCTCAGAGACATTGAGATCATTAGGAGCATTTTCAAAGTCTAAGGAATATGCACTTGAAGCTTATGAAACGTCGAGCGAACCGAAAGAGAAGCAATATTTCGCTCAATCACTAGCACTACACTCCGTAGATCTTGAAGAAAAGATTAAATGGCTTAGTAAAGCTGATCAGGCAAATTCGTTTGTTCAAGGTGATTTACTAACGTCTAAAGGAAAAATGGCCGTCGAAGACGATCAAACGGACAAAGCAATTGACTATTATCAACAGGCGATTGAGGTTTACAAAACAATCCCGGAGAACGCCACGCAACACAATAATATAGCGCTGATTTATTTAGCTAAGTATCGACTAAACTACGACCCTGTTGATATTGAAGCCGCTCTCGCTAACTTAGACTCAGCCATAGCCCTCGAGCCAGAAGACAGCATTGTATTGTCGAATGCAGCTTCTCAGCATATAGCTAAGGCATACAGAGACGTGCAAAGCCCAGTTATCAATTTTAAAGCGCTCGAGTTCTCTCCTTCACTCGATCTATTTGCTTTTCTCTACAAAAACCAAGCAGAAAAAGACCAAATCAGAGCTAAACTTAAAGCTCACTCATCGTTCAAAAAAGGACTAAGTTATTTAGAAAAAGCCGTGCTTCTTGCGCCAAAAAGTGTCTCCGACTTAACAGAGCTTACCGATATATATGCATTTATGGACGACCGTGATGGATTAGCAAGGTTGGCCAATCGATTCAAAGAACTCGAGCTTGATTTAGGCCAAAGCCAACAGCGGAAACTGGATGCGCGTAGTGGAGTTAATTCTCAAGCCAAGCTTGAGAATAGTCTGTATTTCATCGCTCGGTCCAGTGACAAATTAACTGCGCCCGAAATCATCAAAAGCCAGATTAACCAGACGATTTTAAATTCTTACATTTTGACAACCCAAGCAAATATGAGTGCGTATGGACGTGTCGAAGATACCGCTGAATTGGTGGCGCGAGCTCGTAGCAACTATCAACGAAGCAGTTCTTCTAGCACTCGCTCAGATTTGGAATCAATTATCCTGCACCGCTTAATTGAAAACGCCAAGCTCAACCTCCCTGAGTTTGCTAGCCTAATAAACCAGTACCAACTAATTCTAGACGAAGATAGTGTGTTCTGTATTGCCCTAACAGGTATAAATGGTTTTAAAGAGTTTGTTCAGAAAGACCCATTACATTCCGAATTATTGTCCTTATTGGAAACTGGCACAGAAAGTTTCCCGAAGTCATTTAGTGTTTTTGAATGGAAAATATTGAACGAATTAGGTCGTCAAACTACAGCAAACAAAATTGCACAGGTTTATAAATCAGACCCTAGTATAGAGCATCTTAACCTGTTGGCTTTTAAACGCACCAGCAACATGGAATACGTTAATTACCATACAACTCTCATACTAGAAATGCTGGGCAAGCCAGATCAAGCTAAGCGTCACTACCAAGCGGCAATCGAAGGCGGTTTGAGTCTTCCATCCGTAAATCTATAGACCGACACATATCCAAAGGTAGCGGCATACCGAAAGGCGTTTAACTGGCTAGTCTGAAGCAATAACGCTGTTCGGTGAGTCGCCAATCAAATACAGCGTTTAGTCGCAACGCCATAGTATTGGTACGCCGCAATCTTTGGGCCCTTAATATATCCTTGCTCCAAGCTTTGGATATCAAAAACCGAATCGATCAAGCTCGGTATAGGACGATCAAGATTACAACCACCGGCTATTCTGCGCCAAGCTGGATTAATACGATGCTGCCATTTTTGAATGTTGGCTTCTGGTGCTTCCCCATGCTCACAAAAAAGTAGTGGACCGCTAGGTTTCAAAACTCGCTGCATCTCTCCTAGCGCACGCTGCCAATCAGGAATAGTACAAAGCGTATAGGTTAAAACAATGGAATCTACGCAAGCATCTTCAAGCGGTATTTGTTCACTCGGGAGGTCGAGCCACTTTACCGTAATCGACGACTGAGCAACATTCGCACCAGCCTTTAGTCGCATGCCCTCAGAAGGCTCTAGCCCCCAAATAAACTCGACTTGGCTCGCGTCATAGTGCCGCAAATTTAACCCAGACCCCATGCCGATTTCGAGCACTTTGCCATAAGCCCTTGGTACTACTTTTTCACGCTGACGATGTACAGCGCCAGTGCCACAGGCACAATTTATTAAACAAGGTAATACTGTGTTTGAATAAAAACCCATCGTCGATCTCCTGACCCTAAAATTCAAAGTAATTACGGACCCTAACCACGTGCCAAAAGTCACACTGACTAACTGTTGTGACTGGTCTTTCGCCACAACAGGTTTTCAGTCGAGAGTTGGGTTACCGCATTACTATATTGTGCAGTGCTTCTTCCTCACAATATTAACAGTGTTTCTATATAGCGCTAATGTTGACGCTTAATTTCGAGTGCACGTTCTGCAATAGTAACGTCTTTAGAAGATTGAAGTCCTTTCATCTTCGATGCACGCGCGTTTTCTTCTCTATACGTCGCCAACTTTAAATCTAGTAATTGTTGTTCTGTCAAAGTACTAGACTCCTTAGCTTTCCAGCTGGATGACAACTTAGTAAATGCGGTCGGAGTAGCCACACCGGACGATAGCTCCAACGTCGACGGATAATAATAAAAATGCGACGCGCTTACATTTGCGCCCAATGTGGTAAACACATACATACTACCTAAATCGCTTGTAGGCAAACCCCAAGGGTCAAAAATCGCCCATCCGCTTGGGTTGCTAAGATAGATCCCTGAAGTATTATTTAGTTTATAGTCGAATGCTCCGTCTATGTGAGATTCACCTGAAATTCCAGCATCGTTCCCTACTACAAATGCAGTTGACGCTAAAAATCTGAAATACTCATTGAATTCATAACCTGAAGACGTTCGCAGGCCTTTCCACCTACCAGAAAACTTCTTCACTTGAGTCAGAGCAGAGTTTGGCGTCTGAGGAGTGGTATTAGTGGCGACAGCTGCAAGTATCGGCACTATATCCAGTAGTAAGTCTCCTTCGTTATCGCTCGGAGTTGGGGTCGGCGGTGGTGAAACCGAATCAGGCATCGAAATGAAAGGAGTATTTTCAGCAAAGTACTCATGTGAATCTGCATTTGTAATCGCAACGCTTGGGCTTGATGCCGCTAGATTACGCGCACCTTCCTGGCCGTAGACTTCATCAT
The sequence above is a segment of the Arenicella xantha genome. Coding sequences within it:
- a CDS encoding class I SAM-dependent methyltransferase; the protein is MGFYSNTVLPCLINCACGTGAVHRQREKVVPRAYGKVLEIGMGSGLNLRHYDASQVEFIWGLEPSEGMRLKAGANVAQSSITVKWLDLPSEQIPLEDACVDSIVLTYTLCTIPDWQRALGEMQRVLKPSGPLLFCEHGEAPEANIQKWQHRINPAWRRIAGGCNLDRPIPSLIDSVFDIQSLEQGYIKGPKIAAYQYYGVATKRCI
- a CDS encoding tetratricopeptide repeat protein; the encoded protein is MTDLNIQELGFTPVQKAPATKTFNGIGTRLYGHGKIDGAESLYTKILYFTILFVPILALKRYLVHQQDGAEYILGKGPLLGLSKVWNLLVATLIVGFVGFGAYQNHVNSPEYIAKTLMAQATDDIAERQFEPALDNLKLVYRGNSSLKQTAKNKITEMMTPAYLAELTPSENLDVIASAGQLKTLFPQRAELWIEKFNSYQSSAPAVASEFADLIVKNTSDEATIQLYEAKNHKLLQSLYLQNKSDFTISERYATLEERLNQCADCIEILEPHFDKLGTTNAARILGQAYAANGATDKAYELLQPYVALHIEQYHTAEANYDKVIEQVWDKTIDQLNAGSAPSSFYTKYDAATEEQQSQMVDEYFIEKRDSSAQVSRALQAYTESTSVVPVALDLGIVLLNKASANPDDSARNTLLEQAETTFLSVQNYAGDSDEYQLYLGQVYYWLSKEEKGDELFAALLKKYNRSPQVLDSLSETLRSLGAFSKSKEYALEAYETSSEPKEKQYFAQSLALHSVDLEEKIKWLSKADQANSFVQGDLLTSKGKMAVEDDQTDKAIDYYQQAIEVYKTIPENATQHNNIALIYLAKYRLNYDPVDIEAALANLDSAIALEPEDSIVLSNAASQHIAKAYRDVQSPVINFKALEFSPSLDLFAFLYKNQAEKDQIRAKLKAHSSFKKGLSYLEKAVLLAPKSVSDLTELTDIYAFMDDRDGLARLANRFKELELDLGQSQQRKLDARSGVNSQAKLENSLYFIARSSDKLTAPEIIKSQINQTILNSYILTTQANMSAYGRVEDTAELVARARSNYQRSSSSSTRSDLESIILHRLIENAKLNLPEFASLINQYQLILDEDSVFCIALTGINGFKEFVQKDPLHSELLSLLETGTESFPKSFSVFEWKILNELGRQTTANKIAQVYKSDPSIEHLNLLAFKRTSNMEYVNYHTTLILEMLGKPDQAKRHYQAAIEGGLSLPSVNL